The Teredinibacter franksiae DNA window TGTTTATCATCAAAGATGACCACGGTTGGTGAAGCGGTTTATGCAGTACGTGTCACGCTGACCCATTTAATGGGCAATTATATTTATTGCTATTCGCAATTTGGCTACTATACGCGCTTTGCGATCACACCATCATAGTCTCATTTCTTCTGCCCAAAACGAATTAAGTAGTTTTTAGGCGACAGGGGCATGGGAGCTTTCTGAAAGAAAAATGAGTAAAAACACACCGCGTTAGGTACGCGCGCCTACCCTAATTGCAACAAAAACGTGGAGCAAGCACACTGACTTACATCCGATAAACTTGCAGCATGCTCACGCGCCAAATCAAATCACGAAATGTGTGGAAACGACTATGATGGAATCAAATCGAAAATCCACTCATTTGACATTTTCCGTTAATAGCGTGGGGTGTTTTAGCCAAGCAGTATCAAAATCATTTAGATCTTTATCGGTTGTTTTTCTCTCTGTCCATGAACATTCTTTTCAAGGCTTGGGCTCGGCGGTTTTGAATTGTAAGCGGGTTTTCAAGTAGCGGCATAAGCATAAAATATGCACTTTTCTTAGCTCAAACCTCTGCTACCCCTTGGTGGGTTCCGTTATTCGTGCTGGCTTGCAGGCATTTCTGTCGTGATTAGTAACCGTTTTAAAATACCTTCACCTAAACTACCCTTGTAGCTGTGCAGATTGTGAGTAGCTTTTAGGCTGCGCGCTTAAGATCTTAGGTGAATTACACTTTACTGCACTTAGAGTAATGCAATTTTCAGTGGGATGTGGCATAACCTTGTTGTCTACTTTTGGTATTACCGCTGCTTGCAGGTGAGGAAATGATTTATGCGTAGGTTTTTAGCTGGGTGGTTTATTGTATTGTTCACGGCTTGCGGCGGAGGCGGTAGCGATGGCGAATCAGCTGCTGCTACCTCTCTAACACCCACAACGGTTCCCTCCATTACCCCTACCTTGGACCCAAACCCAACACCAACACTGCCACCGCTTGAATGGCCTATAGAAGAGGGGCGCTTTGGTACTTCTGGGTTGTCTTTTACGCTGCCAGGGCCAAGAGCCGATGGCGGGTTATACCTACCCGATGTGCAGGCAAGCTACCCCGATGTAGATTGGCAGGCGATAGACCGCCTGTACATACAGGCGGGGCACTATTCGTTTTTGCGTTTGGGGAATTTACCCGAAAGAACCGAAACCAACCGCTTGATTATTACCAATATCGGCGGGCAGGTTCGTGTAGGGGGATTGGGGCACTACTATATGCTTGTTGTAAGTGGCGGTTCCAACTGGGTATTAACCGGTCGGTACGATGCCCAAAGTGAAACCGGCGATATCGATTTCCCTGGGCATCGGGGCGGGCAATTTACTCATACGCAAGATCAGTACGGTATTATGGTCGATGACGATTTTGTTCGTGAGAGCGTCTCTGGTTTGAGTGTAAGTGACGCCTCAAACTTTGAAGTGGAGTATGTGGAAATTAAGGAGGTCGGTTTTGCCGGTATGACCATGAAAACCGATAACAACGGTGATGCGGTAATGGATGGCGTTTTGTTGCACGACAACTATATCCACGACACTGGCAGTGAAGGGCTATACATTGGCAGCACACAGGCGCAACCTCAGCACCAAATTCGAGATTGGCAAATATACAATAATCGCATATTGCGCACCGGCACCGAGGCTATTCAGCTTGGGCAGTTGGGCGGGCACAATGAGGTGCGCAACAATGTGTTTGGTCCGGCCGCTATGGATTGGCGCGCGGCGTTCCAAACCTACCAAGACAACAATTTTCAAATTGGTATTCGTGAAGGCTTTCTGAATGTTCAAAATAATATTTTTATTGGCTCAGCCGACTCCTCTATATCGTTTTTTGCGCACGAAGTAGACGGCGACGAAACGGATAATAATGTGGGTGTAACCTTTGAATCGAATTATTTTACGGGTATACGTAATT harbors:
- a CDS encoding right-handed parallel beta-helix repeat-containing protein, translating into MRRFLAGWFIVLFTACGGGGSDGESAAATSLTPTTVPSITPTLDPNPTPTLPPLEWPIEEGRFGTSGLSFTLPGPRADGGLYLPDVQASYPDVDWQAIDRLYIQAGHYSFLRLGNLPERTETNRLIITNIGGQVRVGGLGHYYMLVVSGGSNWVLTGRYDAQSETGDIDFPGHRGGQFTHTQDQYGIMVDDDFVRESVSGLSVSDASNFEVEYVEIKEVGFAGMTMKTDNNGDAVMDGVLLHDNYIHDTGSEGLYIGSTQAQPQHQIRDWQIYNNRILRTGTEAIQLGQLGGHNEVRNNVFGPAAMDWRAAFQTYQDNNFQIGIREGFLNVQNNIFIGSADSSISFFAHEVDGDETDNNVGVTFESNYFTGIRNFGMYMNNRTLAGMTYRFSENAFGGYHYMRDEVYNHENPGHLLRIANGTTPIELVNNTWFGPQSFTNSLENNGVSNNIQSTNNTNVEPEALSFVDSGLPDGFNYLTLEMWTSVSTLGDKNTVTYQQNDVVMHLGLPYRCDVAVCESGMTPPDHSDLWTALPAFADDVRIVPGTVWSELGIQR